The Terriglobia bacterium genomic sequence CCATGATGATGTACTTGTCGAAGATGGCCACGAGCTTTTCGATTTGGTCGGCGTCGGTGATGACCAGGTAATACTCGCCGCGATTGTAGCTGGTGAGGTCCCCCTGGATTCGTCCCTGGGCGTTCAGAACCAGGTTGTAGTTGCCGTGGTTCGGTGGGAGGTCGCGCGTGTTGTTGGTGACCATGCCGTTGAGCCAGCGTTGGCGGTCGGAGCCGGCGAGGACTACCATGCCGCGCCAGCCGAGATCGAACACGCCAGCGGCGGTGCGCAGGGCCGCGAATTCCCGGGCGGGATCGCCGAACGAGGCGGCAGTTTCAGCGCCGCAGTACTGGCCCAAACGTCCGCCGAAAGATGCCAGCCGATCATGAAGAGGTGCGTTGGACATAGTCAAACATTTGATTATATCGAAATGCTGACTGGCGCTCGGGGCGTGTGGTGGGGTAGGATTTCGGGCCGGAACACAGAGCCCACGGACGTTCGGGAACACACAAAGCCCCGCGGGAACGTTCGAAAGGCATCACAGGGTGTAAATGCAACCGCAATGTCAAGCGCGAATCTATGTCTAAAGACACGATGGGCTTGATTTTCTGGGCGGTGGGGGTAATAAAGAGAAAGCCTGGAGTGAAACTTGCCGAATCCGGCAGACGCACTGAGAGGTGAAAATGAGGAAGACAGCCTCGCGGGTTGATCGCTGGTTACTGCAGAGTGTACGCAAGATGCTGGGTCCCGCAGCGTTGGACCTAGTGCTGGATACGGGTGGAGAAGAGGCGTCGCCGGTGCGACACCCGGTTGCGAGAATTCGTTTTGCCGATCGCAAAACGCTGCTGGATGTAGTGGCGCGTGGCGAGTTGGCGTTCGGGGACGCATTCAGCGACGGCAAGGTCATCATTGAGGGCGACCTGCTGGCAGGACTCGAAGAGATCTATAACGCGCGTCGCGGCGTGAGGCCGGGCCTGCTGGCACGTTGGATCCTGTGGACGCAGCGAAATACTCTAAGCGGGTCGCGCAAACACATCCATCATCATTATGATCTGGGAAACGATTTCTACCGGCAATGGCTTGACTCCGAGATGCAGTACACCTGCGCGTATTTCCCCGAAGAGAACGCGTCGCTGGAGGCGGCACAGGTGGCAAAGATGGACCATGTGTGCCGGAAGATATGGTTGCAGCCGGGCGAGACCGTGGTGGAAGCCGGGTGCGGTTGGGGCGGACTGGCGCTGCACATGGCGCGCAACTACGGCGTGAGCGTGAGAGCGTACAACATATCGCACGAGCAGGTTGCGTTCGCACGAGAGCGTGCGCGGCGCGAAGGTCTCTCCAGCCAGGTTGAGTTTATTGAAGACGACTACCGGAATATCCGGGGCCGGTTCGACGCATTCATGTCCGTCGGAATGCTGGAGCATGTCGGACCCGAGCATTACAAAGAACTGGGCAGGATCATTCACCGGGCAATCGGCGATACTGGGCGAGGGCTGTTGCACTTCATCGGTAGAAACTACGATCGGCCACTTAGCATCTGGATAAAGAAGCGGATCTTTCCGGGCGGGCACCCACCCACGTTGCGCAGCGTGATGGATATTTTCGAGCCGCAGGATCTCACCGTCCTGGATGTCGAAAACCTGCGTATGCACTATGCGAAGACGCTGGAGAACTGGCTGGAGCGGTTCGAGAATTCAGTTGATGATGTGAAAAAACAATACAGCGCGCATTTTGCCCGAATGTGGCGGTTGTACCTGGCGGGGTCGATCGCGGGCTTCCGAACCGGGACCTTGCAACTTTTCCAGGTGGTGTTTGCGGCGCGTGAGTGCAAGACGATCCCGTGGAACCGGTCGTACCTGTACGAGGGATTGGAGCGGCGGGAATCGGACGAGCCATGGATTCGTGCGATATCGTGATAGTCGGCGGCGGTCCTGCGGGGTCGTCGTGCGCGTGGGCGTTGCGAAACTCCGGGCTCGACGTGTTAATCGTCGACCGGGCGAAGTTTCCGAGAGATAAATTGTGCGGCGGATGGATCACGCCGTTGGTGGTCGAGGAACTTGAACTGGATATTGAGGACTACGCGCGTTTGCGCACTCTCCAGCCAATCACTTCATTCAAAACGGGCGCCATTGGGCAGCGGGAGGTCTACGTTAACTGCGGCAAGGTCGTTAGCTACGGGATTCGGCGATGCGAGTTCGACGATTACCTGCTGCGACGCTCGGGAGCGCGGTTGCGTGAGGACTTTTCCATTATCAGCATCGAACGGACGGCGGATGGGTGGCTGATCAATGATGAAATAAGGGCGCGGATGCTGGTGGGCGCGGGGGGGCACTTCTGTCCAGTCGCGCGATGGCTGGGAAATGGCGACGAGCCGCAGCCGGTAGTTGCGCGCGAGGTGGAATTCGAGATGACGCCGCGCGAGGCGGACGCGTGTACGGTCCGGGGGGTTACGCCGGAGCTTTACTTCTGCCGCGACCTGGCAGGGTACGGCTGGTTGTTTCGTAAAGGTAATTTCCTCAACATCGGGCTTGGACGGCTGGATCCGCATAAGCTGCCGGAGCACTTGAACCTATTTGCGGCGGCGATGGAGCGAGCGGGCAAGTTCAGGCTGGAGAGGCCGCGACGGTACTCGGGGCACGCGTACTTTCTTTTCGGGCACTCGAAAAGGAAGGTCGTCGAAGACG encodes the following:
- a CDS encoding cyclopropane-fatty-acyl-phospholipid synthase family protein, which produces MRKTASRVDRWLLQSVRKMLGPAALDLVLDTGGEEASPVRHPVARIRFADRKTLLDVVARGELAFGDAFSDGKVIIEGDLLAGLEEIYNARRGVRPGLLARWILWTQRNTLSGSRKHIHHHYDLGNDFYRQWLDSEMQYTCAYFPEENASLEAAQVAKMDHVCRKIWLQPGETVVEAGCGWGGLALHMARNYGVSVRAYNISHEQVAFARERARREGLSSQVEFIEDDYRNIRGRFDAFMSVGMLEHVGPEHYKELGRIIHRAIGDTGRGLLHFIGRNYDRPLSIWIKKRIFPGGHPPTLRSVMDIFEPQDLTVLDVENLRMHYAKTLENWLERFENSVDDVKKQYSAHFARMWRLYLAGSIAGFRTGTLQLFQVVFAARECKTIPWNRSYLYEGLERRESDEPWIRAIS
- a CDS encoding NAD(P)/FAD-dependent oxidoreductase; amino-acid sequence: MDSCDIVIVGGGPAGSSCAWALRNSGLDVLIVDRAKFPRDKLCGGWITPLVVEELELDIEDYARLRTLQPITSFKTGAIGQREVYVNCGKVVSYGIRRCEFDDYLLRRSGARLREDFSIISIERTADGWLINDEIRARMLVGAGGHFCPVARWLGNGDEPQPVVAREVEFEMTPREADACTVRGVTPELYFCRDLAGYGWLFRKGNFLNIGLGRLDPHKLPEHLNLFAAAMERAGKFRLERPRRYSGHAYFLFGHSKRKVVEDAVLLIGDSAGLAYPQSGEGIRPAVESGLMAAEVIRAARGDYGRQKVDRYAVMLRERFASGGGGVERWAKRVPPVLRNLVGRQLLKTNGFGRVVVQDWFLHMRDAPLVPRGREEVLAGPNAL